Proteins from one Planctomycetia bacterium genomic window:
- a CDS encoding DUF1501 domain-containing protein, protein MSTTPLYSPSRRGLLRSMIGGSMLLPGMISQLMAEDSKSSDPYAPKPTHFPAKAKNVIFLYMSGGVSHIESWDHKPKLFADAGKTVSVNEFQGRKGDHKMFLTRPRWDFAPHGKCGTRVSSLFPHLAECVDDLCIIRSMTSDHTNHYEATLGIHTGSFTFARPSIGSWLSYGLGTMNRNLPSFMVIAPQSPYAGGQVWGSDFLPAAHQGTLVVPGSEPVANIHRRTPSSRLQELELDYLAKMNQRHLASRSDDPLLAARMKSYQTAFGMQAEMPEVFDFTKESEATLKMYGLERGSTKGFAWQCLVARRLVERGVRFVELIDVGSSNNWDAHGDMMTHTPLAKNVDQPIAGLLRDLKQRGLLKDTLVVWTTEFGRTPFNAAAYAKGREHHHWVFSSWLAGAGVKPGITYGESDEYGIRPANNPVHVHDFHATILHLMGLDHERLTYRHSGRDYRLTDVSGRVVRDVLA, encoded by the coding sequence ATGAGCACTACCCCCCTTTATTCTCCTTCTCGCCGTGGCTTGCTGCGATCCATGATCGGCGGATCGATGTTGTTGCCGGGGATGATCTCACAACTGATGGCCGAAGACAGTAAGTCTTCTGATCCCTATGCCCCCAAGCCCACGCACTTTCCCGCCAAAGCGAAGAATGTTATCTTTCTCTACATGAGTGGCGGTGTTTCGCACATTGAATCTTGGGATCACAAGCCAAAACTGTTCGCCGATGCCGGCAAGACTGTCTCTGTCAACGAGTTCCAGGGCCGCAAGGGCGATCACAAGATGTTCCTCACCAGGCCTCGCTGGGACTTTGCCCCGCATGGCAAATGTGGAACCCGTGTCAGTTCGCTCTTTCCGCACTTAGCTGAATGTGTCGATGATCTCTGTATCATCCGATCCATGACTTCCGATCACACCAATCACTATGAAGCGACGCTTGGTATCCACACCGGTTCGTTCACCTTTGCCCGCCCCAGCATCGGATCCTGGTTGAGCTACGGGCTGGGCACGATGAACCGCAATCTGCCATCGTTCATGGTGATCGCTCCGCAATCGCCGTACGCTGGTGGCCAGGTTTGGGGCAGTGACTTTCTTCCTGCTGCCCATCAGGGAACCCTCGTCGTGCCTGGTTCCGAACCGGTGGCCAACATCCATCGACGTACACCCTCCAGTAGGCTGCAAGAGTTGGAACTCGACTACCTGGCCAAAATGAATCAACGGCACCTGGCATCACGTTCCGATGATCCCCTTTTGGCTGCCCGGATGAAATCATACCAGACTGCTTTCGGCATGCAGGCCGAGATGCCCGAGGTATTTGACTTCACTAAAGAATCCGAGGCAACCCTCAAGATGTATGGCCTCGAACGCGGCAGCACCAAAGGCTTCGCCTGGCAATGCCTGGTAGCACGGCGGCTCGTCGAACGGGGAGTTCGTTTCGTCGAACTGATCGACGTTGGCTCCTCCAACAACTGGGATGCCCACGGCGACATGATGACCCATACACCTTTGGCCAAAAATGTTGATCAACCCATCGCAGGGCTGCTTCGCGATCTCAAGCAGCGTGGCTTGCTTAAGGATACCCTTGTCGTCTGGACCACTGAGTTTGGACGCACTCCCTTCAATGCCGCTGCCTACGCCAAGGGCCGGGAACATCATCATTGGGTCTTCTCGTCATGGCTGGCCGGTGCCGGCGTGAAGCCAGGTATCACGTACGGCGAATCAGACGAGTACGGCATCAGACCCGCGAACAATCCTGTTCACGTCCATGATTTCCATGCGACCATCCTACACCTGATGGGGTTGGACCACGAACGGCTGACTTACCGCCACTCCGGCCGAGACTATCGCCTGACCGATGTTTCGGGTCGAGTAGTGCGGGATGTTCTCGCTTGA
- a CDS encoding DUF1549 domain-containing protein, with amino-acid sequence MTEARLMTWLVRNSMLLVLSLSIVSVDSARADDHDAIFEAKIRPILLGTCFRCHGDGKTSGSLRVDSREALLQGGDSGPSIVPGKPENSLLIRAIQRQDGVAAMPPEKKHALRADQVADLVSWVKSGAYWPASSKKFETTRHWAFQPIRDVPLPEVKDKTWLKTSIDSFIRARQETAGVRPATPADKLTLIRRATFDLTGLPPTPNEIDTFLADNSSKAFETVVNRLLQSPAYGERWGRHWLDVVRYADTAGETADYPVPSAWRYRNYVIDSFNSDKPYDEFLREQVAGDVLADHGPRGRFAERVTATGFLALSRRFGFDSENYHHLTIQDTIDTLGQSVMGLSVGCARCHDHKFDPITMHDYYALYGIFDSTRYAFPGSEQKQKIRSLAPLLPSRESQTRWHEYQTELAVLSHTLAKQKQPIPAALLCSLHDMDGDFELQAPAAGGSNGVLVPPWLYKGKIAITNTAQSPYQNLYRLGKVGASVPADAGMYQFTQAISPARTPTNCKTLYINLDFRVTSIDQGSKASHRFALGTLGDKSAVEILITGDSVLLHTSGVPTPIYTVKLNQWYNLQATLDLHKKTIAGCIGIPGSTPDFAAKSINSEWSAVINHVIFERYGQADGKLPAIEFDNLGIQDTPIAPVSKGPPVHTSSNEPDPIILNDRLKALTGIDGDLEHQTDATPPASPWNAGPNSVVKLSASSQSPFHNRYPSGKLGMHLPNRGEYDGFGLVLANLKPDDKQRLYASFDFRCGSNAKGGLGSWRYYLGHGPGNSAAIELFFNDHEFFQRSGDLTKSVGPLLLGQWYQVQLTLDLKAKTYTGVLVSQKGKINFSGQLATPWDGVIDYSFIDSYGHLPGVRPSLDADNFYFGNASTPPLEATAVPIRDDSKRRAQIAEIRQQLAAIQAKTAKARKQLETLLASEPFAMAYGVAEGTPHNCRIQLRGEPDQPGQEVARGFIKSLGGKSLPEGTTGSGRMELAHWLTRPEHPLTARVMVNRIWQHHFGQGLVKTPNDFGVRGQPPSDPALLDHLATEFIRNGWSIKSMHRLIMLSATYQQASQSSSDLYAGFTRRRLSAEEIRDAILVISGELDIAPGHEHPFPSPIRWGFTQHDPFIAVYAHNKRSIYLMTQRLKRHPFLALFDGADPNASTADRLVTTVPTQSLYFLNDPFIHRASEKWAQRLRSASASQSECIAQAYRQAYGRPPTEAESAYAVAFLTSYQTELKADKKDNLEARSLAAFLRTLFGSNEFLHVE; translated from the coding sequence ATGACAGAAGCAAGGCTTATGACCTGGCTGGTTCGAAACAGTATGCTACTGGTTCTGAGCCTTTCGATTGTTTCAGTTGATTCGGCCCGCGCCGATGATCATGATGCGATTTTTGAAGCCAAAATACGGCCTATTCTTCTGGGCACTTGCTTTCGTTGTCATGGTGACGGAAAAACATCGGGATCATTGAGAGTCGATTCACGTGAAGCTTTGCTCCAAGGCGGCGACTCAGGCCCCTCTATTGTGCCCGGCAAACCAGAGAATAGTCTGCTCATCCGTGCCATCCAAAGGCAGGACGGTGTTGCCGCCATGCCACCGGAGAAGAAACATGCCTTACGGGCTGATCAGGTGGCTGACCTGGTAAGTTGGGTGAAGTCTGGTGCATATTGGCCGGCAAGTTCAAAGAAGTTTGAGACCACCAGACACTGGGCGTTCCAGCCGATTCGTGATGTACCACTGCCAGAAGTCAAAGACAAGACGTGGCTTAAAACGTCCATTGATTCCTTCATCCGTGCCAGACAGGAAACGGCTGGCGTTCGCCCTGCTACTCCCGCAGACAAGCTGACCCTGATCCGCCGTGCCACCTTCGATCTGACCGGGTTACCTCCGACACCCAACGAGATCGATACCTTCCTGGCTGACAACTCTTCCAAGGCGTTCGAGACTGTCGTGAATCGACTGCTTCAATCGCCAGCCTATGGCGAGCGCTGGGGACGTCATTGGCTTGATGTTGTTCGCTACGCTGATACAGCCGGCGAGACGGCTGATTACCCGGTGCCCTCAGCCTGGCGCTATCGCAATTACGTCATCGACTCCTTCAATTCGGACAAACCCTACGATGAGTTCTTGCGTGAACAGGTGGCCGGCGATGTGCTTGCCGACCATGGACCACGTGGTCGCTTTGCCGAACGTGTCACTGCCACTGGCTTTCTCGCTCTCTCTCGCCGCTTCGGCTTCGATTCGGAGAACTATCACCATCTCACCATTCAGGATACCATCGATACGCTGGGCCAATCTGTGATGGGCCTTAGCGTTGGCTGTGCACGCTGCCATGATCACAAGTTCGATCCCATCACCATGCACGACTACTACGCTCTGTATGGCATTTTTGATAGCACTCGCTACGCTTTCCCCGGTTCAGAGCAAAAGCAGAAGATACGTTCCCTGGCACCATTGCTGCCATCCAGAGAATCACAAACAAGATGGCATGAGTATCAAACCGAGTTGGCCGTCCTGTCCCACACATTAGCAAAACAGAAGCAGCCGATTCCCGCAGCATTATTATGTTCTCTTCACGACATGGATGGCGATTTCGAGCTCCAAGCCCCGGCTGCAGGTGGCAGCAATGGCGTGCTCGTTCCGCCCTGGCTTTACAAGGGCAAAATAGCCATTACCAACACTGCTCAGAGTCCGTACCAGAATCTCTATCGGCTGGGGAAAGTTGGCGCAAGTGTTCCTGCCGATGCGGGAATGTACCAATTTACCCAGGCGATCTCTCCAGCGCGGACCCCAACGAACTGCAAAACGCTCTACATCAATCTCGATTTCCGAGTAACCTCAATAGATCAAGGCTCCAAAGCATCGCATCGCTTCGCTCTGGGCACACTCGGAGATAAGTCTGCAGTTGAAATCCTGATCACTGGCGATTCAGTGTTACTTCACACCAGCGGGGTGCCTACGCCGATCTACACTGTGAAGCTGAATCAGTGGTACAATCTGCAAGCGACTCTCGATCTACACAAGAAGACAATTGCGGGTTGTATCGGCATACCAGGCTCAACTCCTGATTTTGCCGCCAAATCTATTAACTCCGAGTGGTCCGCTGTTATCAACCATGTGATATTTGAACGTTATGGCCAAGCAGATGGAAAACTACCCGCGATTGAGTTTGATAACCTGGGCATTCAGGATACACCTATTGCGCCAGTCTCGAAGGGACCACCTGTTCACACATCGTCAAATGAACCAGACCCGATAATACTCAACGATCGCTTAAAGGCATTAACTGGGATAGATGGCGACCTTGAACATCAGACAGATGCTACACCACCCGCCAGTCCCTGGAACGCTGGCCCCAATAGTGTCGTGAAGCTTTCAGCCAGCTCGCAAAGTCCCTTCCATAATCGCTATCCGTCCGGCAAGCTCGGCATGCACCTGCCTAATCGTGGTGAATACGACGGCTTTGGACTAGTTCTTGCCAACCTCAAACCGGACGACAAGCAGCGCCTTTATGCCAGCTTCGATTTCCGCTGTGGTTCCAACGCCAAAGGTGGCCTAGGCTCCTGGCGTTACTACCTTGGGCATGGTCCTGGGAACTCCGCAGCCATCGAACTCTTCTTTAACGATCATGAGTTCTTCCAGCGCAGCGGTGATCTCACAAAGTCAGTCGGGCCGCTTCTGCTCGGTCAGTGGTACCAGGTGCAACTGACTCTGGATCTGAAAGCAAAAACCTACACAGGGGTGCTGGTTTCACAGAAGGGCAAGATCAACTTCAGTGGCCAACTGGCAACTCCGTGGGATGGCGTGATCGATTACTCATTCATCGATAGTTATGGCCACCTTCCTGGCGTTCGCCCGTCGCTGGATGCCGACAACTTTTACTTTGGCAATGCGTCAACACCACCTCTTGAAGCCACCGCAGTACCAATCAGGGACGACTCAAAGCGACGCGCACAAATCGCTGAAATTCGCCAGCAACTCGCAGCTATCCAGGCCAAAACCGCCAAGGCCAGAAAACAGCTGGAAACCCTGCTGGCCAGCGAACCCTTTGCGATGGCATATGGCGTAGCAGAAGGCACCCCGCATAACTGTCGCATTCAACTGCGTGGCGAACCGGATCAACCAGGCCAAGAGGTAGCACGTGGCTTCATCAAGTCGCTGGGCGGAAAGTCTTTACCCGAGGGAACCACCGGTAGCGGACGGATGGAACTTGCCCACTGGCTTACTCGGCCCGAACATCCACTCACAGCGCGTGTTATGGTCAATCGCATCTGGCAACATCACTTCGGACAGGGACTGGTGAAGACCCCCAATGATTTTGGGGTGCGTGGCCAGCCACCCTCAGATCCAGCGTTGCTTGATCACTTAGCCACCGAATTCATTCGCAATGGATGGTCGATCAAGTCAATGCACCGCCTGATCATGCTCAGTGCAACTTATCAGCAAGCATCCCAGTCATCTTCTGATCTCTATGCAGGCTTTACCCGGCGTCGCCTCAGTGCTGAAGAAATCCGTGATGCCATCCTGGTCATTAGTGGGGAGCTCGACATTGCACCGGGCCATGAACATCCCTTTCCTTCGCCAATCCGTTGGGGCTTCACGCAGCACGATCCGTTCATCGCCGTCTATGCACACAACAAACGCAGTATCTACCTGATGACCCAACGTCTCAAACGGCATCCGTTCCTGGCGCTCTTTGATGGAGCTGACCCAAATGCTTCCACCGCTGATCGCCTGGTGACCACGGTACCCACGCAGTCACTCTACTTCTTGAACGATCCCTTCATTCACCGCGCCAGTGAGAAATGGGCCCAGCGATTGCGATCAGCCTCGGCCAGCCAATCGGAGTGTATCGCTCAAGCTTACCGTCAGGCATATGGCCGTCCACCCACCGAAGCTGAAAGTGCCTATGCCGTAGCCTTTCTCACTTCATACCAGACTGAGTTGAAAGCGGATAAGAAAGATAACCTCGAAGCCCGTTCCCTGGCCGCTTTCTTACGTACCCTGTTCGGCAGCAACGAATTCCTGCACGTCGAGTGA
- a CDS encoding formate--tetrahydrofolate ligase: MSGLGSIVTGCYFDIRECLGCIVVGQTVEGSPVIAEQIGTAGAMAALLADTFRPNLVQTAEGTPALVHAGPFAKIAHGNSSVIADLMAVRLADYVVTESLHCQDAILAYTLSQAAGLA, from the coding sequence ATGAGTGGACTGGGTAGCATTGTCACGGGTTGTTACTTTGATATACGTGAATGCCTGGGATGCATCGTAGTGGGACAGACTGTAGAGGGATCACCAGTTATCGCTGAACAGATTGGCACCGCCGGGGCGATGGCAGCCCTTCTGGCTGATACCTTTCGGCCTAACCTGGTGCAGACTGCAGAGGGAACGCCTGCCCTGGTGCATGCCGGGCCTTTTGCCAAGATTGCTCACGGCAACTCTTCCGTTATCGCTGATCTCATGGCGGTACGTCTGGCTGACTACGTGGTAACTGAAAGTCTGCATTGCCAAGACGCAATACTCGCTTACACATTATCCCAAGCGGCTGGGTTGGCCTAA
- a CDS encoding fibronectin type III domain-containing protein encodes MSHRAPVGKLSIVLTLMITLSGISQLSAQNLPPPTNLIAMASVPGDMAISLFWDDNSVGETGFEVQRMKSGDPAGFATIKIVPFNINSMNDVGLDENTTYIYRVRALSNTTISAFSNEASATTTFLMPAQITNLAGVYDGVGALITWTENATNETHIDVERVEEGFTAFEVIATLPPNSNFYYDTQVKTGTNYIYRVRPWRFTTATGAPDTVTVNTGPGLASPAGVQARPKTPTSIEISWRGRYDAGTTLQIQQFDLNTALWNTVAEVNANMNRYVDSGLQRQTLYLYRVRLNTTSSVSPWVNVQARTRP; translated from the coding sequence ATGTCACATAGAGCACCAGTGGGAAAGCTCAGCATAGTACTGACACTGATGATTACCTTGAGTGGTATTTCGCAGCTTTCTGCGCAGAATCTCCCTCCTCCAACGAATTTGATTGCCATGGCCAGTGTGCCTGGCGATATGGCTATATCTTTGTTTTGGGATGACAACTCCGTAGGCGAAACAGGCTTTGAAGTGCAGCGCATGAAATCGGGTGACCCCGCTGGCTTTGCCACGATCAAAATCGTCCCCTTCAATATCAACTCGATGAATGATGTCGGTTTGGATGAGAACACCACTTACATTTACCGGGTTCGTGCTCTGTCGAATACGACCATATCAGCCTTCAGTAATGAAGCCTCTGCGACAACTACCTTTCTGATGCCAGCGCAGATTACCAATCTGGCTGGAGTCTACGATGGCGTGGGTGCACTGATTACTTGGACTGAAAATGCCACGAATGAAACACATATTGACGTTGAGCGAGTGGAAGAAGGATTCACCGCTTTCGAAGTGATTGCCACCTTACCCCCAAATTCCAATTTCTATTACGATACCCAAGTGAAAACCGGTACGAATTACATTTACCGAGTTCGGCCTTGGCGATTTACCACAGCCACAGGTGCTCCCGATACAGTCACTGTTAACACCGGTCCTGGACTCGCTTCACCAGCGGGGGTCCAAGCTCGACCCAAAACACCAACCTCCATTGAGATTTCCTGGCGTGGGCGTTACGACGCGGGTACCACCTTGCAGATACAACAATTTGATCTGAACACTGCCTTATGGAACACTGTTGCCGAGGTGAACGCTAATATGAACCGCTACGTAGATTCCGGACTACAGCGTCAAACTCTCTATCTTTATCGAGTACGATTAAATACGACCTCCTCGGTTTCTCCTTGGGTGAACGTCCAAGCAAGGACTCGTCCCTAA
- a CDS encoding DUF1553 domain-containing protein, whose translation MKLTSSLVIAALLNLCCSAYTDDPIDFVRDVRPIFDKHCIHCHGAAKQRSGFRLDVKSEAIKGGNTFQPAIIPGKADESPMIHLVTGKNKDLVMPPKGERLTEKEIKALSAWINSGAKWPAGVDRLKLENKRNHWSFQRLSTPEVPRPAQEAWPRNGIDRFILARLEKEGLAPSATADRATWLRRVTFDLTGLPPTPDQVQAFVNDQRPDAYERVVDELLRSPRYGERWAQHWLDVVRYADTHGYEVNTERPNAWPYRDYVIDAINKDTPYDRFVKEQLVGDAMGKDAATGFLVTSSVLLPGQIGADEPSKRLARQDAIDEIVINVGQTFLGLSIGCARCHDHKFDPISQRDYYAMQGFVAGVEYEDRPLQTLEAVAARKAIAEANAAIAEIDQQLARLVPLARSGVKRPMLNARMNVERFTPVKAKRLRLTIHATNNLEPCIDELEVFDSKGKNVALVSAGTKPTASGSTTVADRHELRFVNDGVYGNSRSWMADRTTGWITLEFTEEQMIDRVVWSRDREGKFTDRLATNYVIEVSIRDDKWMVVADSSDRVIFDASNGSAQTFSTDGLSKDEKQESTKLLAQRKVLERKVKQSNVALVAFAGLFRKPDVIRLLSRGDPEQPKDEVSTAIPEVFGKTNLAKDASEQQRRLALAEWIASPENPLTARVIVNRLWQGHFGTGLVDTPSDFGWNGAKPTHPELLDWLANEFIRNGWSMKHIHRLIVLSATYRQGSRINASAQAKDADDRLLWRFPSRRLEAEAVRDSMLFVSGQLNLQMGGRGFDLFDKRGGLTGFKPIETLTKQSRRRMIYAHRVRRERDGVFGAFDCPDYGQSTARRRESTTPLQVLNLFNSSFTFDAAKTFAERIEREAGTNRTASIRHAYLLALGRDASADEIADASKVVSDYGLPVLCRALFNCNEFLYLP comes from the coding sequence ATGAAGTTGACCTCAAGCCTTGTCATCGCGGCTCTGCTGAACCTCTGTTGTAGCGCGTATACAGATGATCCCATTGATTTTGTCCGTGACGTTCGACCCATCTTTGACAAGCACTGCATCCACTGTCATGGTGCGGCGAAGCAACGATCGGGATTTCGACTGGATGTGAAGTCCGAGGCGATCAAAGGGGGCAACACCTTTCAACCCGCGATCATTCCGGGCAAGGCTGATGAGAGTCCGATGATCCACCTGGTCACCGGAAAGAACAAAGACCTGGTGATGCCGCCCAAAGGCGAGCGATTGACGGAGAAGGAAATCAAGGCGCTCTCGGCATGGATTAATTCAGGGGCTAAGTGGCCGGCAGGAGTTGATCGACTAAAGCTGGAGAACAAACGGAATCACTGGTCGTTTCAACGATTGAGCACGCCCGAGGTACCCAGGCCGGCCCAAGAAGCCTGGCCGCGTAACGGCATCGATCGATTTATCCTGGCACGGTTAGAGAAAGAAGGCCTTGCCCCCAGTGCAACCGCTGATCGTGCGACCTGGCTGCGGCGGGTGACGTTCGATCTCACCGGGTTACCTCCGACACCTGATCAGGTGCAAGCATTTGTCAATGATCAACGTCCGGATGCTTACGAACGAGTTGTGGATGAACTGCTGCGATCACCCCGCTATGGCGAACGCTGGGCCCAGCACTGGCTCGATGTGGTGCGTTATGCTGATACGCATGGCTACGAAGTGAATACCGAGCGACCCAATGCCTGGCCGTACCGTGATTACGTCATCGACGCGATCAATAAGGACACGCCGTACGATCGCTTTGTTAAGGAGCAGCTTGTCGGCGATGCGATGGGGAAGGATGCCGCGACGGGGTTCCTGGTGACCTCCTCGGTGCTGCTACCCGGCCAGATCGGGGCGGATGAGCCATCGAAACGACTAGCCCGGCAGGATGCGATCGATGAAATCGTAATCAACGTGGGACAAACCTTCCTAGGTCTGAGTATCGGTTGTGCCCGCTGCCATGATCACAAGTTCGATCCGATCAGCCAGCGTGATTATTATGCGATGCAGGGGTTTGTCGCCGGGGTGGAGTATGAGGACCGTCCGCTGCAGACCCTGGAAGCAGTAGCGGCGAGGAAAGCCATTGCCGAGGCGAATGCTGCGATCGCTGAGATCGATCAGCAACTGGCACGCCTGGTACCGCTGGCTCGTTCCGGTGTCAAGCGGCCCATGCTGAATGCCCGCATGAATGTTGAACGGTTCACTCCGGTCAAGGCAAAGCGTCTTCGTCTGACCATCCACGCGACCAACAACCTTGAGCCATGCATTGATGAACTGGAAGTGTTTGACAGCAAAGGAAAGAATGTCGCTCTGGTCAGCGCCGGCACGAAGCCCACCGCCTCGGGAAGTACGACGGTGGCGGACCGCCATGAATTGCGTTTTGTCAACGACGGGGTATATGGCAACTCCCGCAGCTGGATGGCAGATCGCACCACGGGCTGGATCACACTCGAATTCACTGAGGAGCAGATGATCGACCGAGTGGTCTGGTCCCGTGACCGTGAAGGCAAGTTCACCGACCGGCTGGCGACAAACTATGTCATCGAAGTATCCATTAGAGACGATAAGTGGATGGTGGTAGCTGACTCGAGTGATCGCGTGATCTTCGATGCCAGCAATGGGAGTGCCCAGACGTTTTCCACAGATGGGCTGAGCAAGGATGAAAAGCAGGAATCCACGAAGCTTCTGGCACAACGGAAAGTTCTCGAACGGAAAGTGAAGCAATCGAACGTCGCCCTGGTGGCGTTTGCCGGCCTGTTTCGCAAGCCGGATGTCATCCGGCTGCTTTCACGTGGCGACCCGGAACAACCTAAGGATGAGGTCTCAACCGCCATTCCTGAAGTTTTCGGCAAAACGAACCTGGCGAAGGATGCGAGCGAACAGCAGCGCCGCCTGGCACTGGCTGAGTGGATAGCCAGCCCGGAGAATCCGTTGACAGCCCGGGTGATCGTTAATCGCCTGTGGCAGGGCCATTTCGGAACCGGGCTGGTCGATACGCCCAGTGATTTCGGGTGGAATGGTGCCAAGCCAACGCATCCGGAATTACTGGACTGGCTGGCGAATGAGTTCATCCGAAATGGTTGGTCCATGAAGCACATTCATCGCCTGATTGTTCTGTCGGCCACTTACCGACAAGGCAGCCGGATCAACGCCAGTGCACAGGCAAAAGATGCGGATGATCGACTACTCTGGCGGTTTCCTTCACGCCGGCTTGAAGCAGAAGCGGTACGTGATTCGATGCTGTTTGTCAGCGGACAATTGAACCTGCAAATGGGTGGACGGGGCTTTGACTTGTTCGACAAGCGAGGCGGGCTGACCGGGTTCAAGCCCATTGAAACGCTGACCAAGCAAAGCCGGCGGCGCATGATCTATGCTCACCGGGTCCGACGGGAGCGGGATGGCGTGTTTGGGGCGTTCGATTGCCCTGACTATGGTCAAAGCACTGCCCGCCGACGGGAATCGACAACGCCACTGCAAGTGCTCAACCTCTTCAATAGTTCATTTACCTTCGATGCAGCAAAAACGTTTGCTGAGCGTATTGAACGGGAGGCAGGAACGAATCGTACTGCTTCCATCCGCCATGCTTATCTGCTGGCACTGGGCCGGGATGCTTCCGCCGATGAGATTGCTGACGCCAGCAAGGTGGTCAGCGACTATGGGCTGCCTGTGCTATGTCGGGCCTTATTCAATTGCAACGAATTTCTTTACCTCCCCTAG
- a CDS encoding DUF1501 domain-containing protein, with protein MNPYSNFFDRRRFLGQSSTALGAIALTSLLGHEGMLAAQDPVIDPGKPYAPRATHFPAKAKRVVMIFCAGAVSQLETWDYKPELIKRDGTPLAGGPAVTFQGPAGNLARPQYEFRQRGKTGKWVSELIPHLAELTDDIAFVHSLTSKSNTHGPAENFLSTGFVLDGFPSVGSWVTYALGSENQNLPAFVAIPDPRGVPQAGSNNWGPGFLPADFQGTPFSATEKIRHLSPPNGVSTEVDRATRKLLDRMNERHLEKNPGDSRLAARIASYELAARMQLSVPELYDLSQEPAHVMKLYGADDSTNPTKAAFARNCILARRLIEKGVRFVQLFNGAYASGGDLNWDGHNKLKEQYDKHAAILDQPAAALIQDLKQRGLLADTLVVWCTEFGRMPFFQKGAKGRDHNPDGFTCWMTGAGIKPGISHGVTDEIGQRAVQDIHPLYDFNATILHLLGLDHERLTFEHNGVRRRLTNVEGHVIREMLL; from the coding sequence ATGAATCCCTATTCGAACTTTTTTGATCGCCGGCGCTTCCTGGGCCAGAGTTCCACGGCGCTGGGGGCGATTGCGTTGACCAGTCTGCTGGGTCACGAGGGAATGCTGGCAGCGCAGGACCCGGTGATCGATCCGGGTAAACCCTATGCGCCGCGTGCTACGCACTTCCCGGCGAAAGCAAAACGGGTGGTGATGATTTTCTGTGCCGGGGCGGTCAGTCAACTGGAGACGTGGGACTACAAACCTGAGCTGATCAAACGGGACGGCACTCCGCTGGCTGGTGGCCCTGCAGTCACGTTTCAGGGGCCGGCGGGCAACCTGGCGCGCCCACAATATGAGTTTCGACAACGGGGCAAGACGGGGAAGTGGGTTTCGGAGCTGATTCCGCATCTTGCTGAGCTGACCGATGATATCGCGTTTGTCCATTCGCTGACCAGCAAGAGCAATACGCACGGCCCCGCGGAGAATTTCCTCTCCACCGGTTTCGTGCTGGATGGATTCCCCAGCGTTGGTTCGTGGGTGACCTACGCGCTTGGAAGTGAGAACCAGAATCTGCCCGCCTTCGTGGCGATCCCCGATCCACGAGGCGTTCCGCAGGCGGGATCAAACAACTGGGGGCCGGGCTTTCTTCCTGCGGATTTCCAGGGCACGCCATTCAGCGCTACTGAGAAGATTCGCCACCTGTCGCCGCCGAACGGAGTTTCGACCGAAGTGGACCGTGCCACCCGGAAGCTGCTGGATCGCATGAATGAGCGGCATCTCGAGAAGAACCCGGGCGATAGCCGGCTGGCGGCCCGGATTGCCAGCTATGAGCTGGCGGCGCGCATGCAGCTCAGTGTTCCCGAGCTTTATGATCTTTCCCAGGAGCCGGCCCATGTAATGAAGCTGTACGGAGCTGACGATTCGACCAATCCGACCAAGGCTGCGTTTGCCCGCAACTGCATCCTGGCCCGCCGACTTATTGAAAAGGGCGTTCGCTTTGTTCAGCTCTTCAACGGTGCTTATGCCAGTGGAGGCGACCTGAACTGGGATGGGCACAACAAACTCAAGGAACAGTACGACAAGCATGCCGCCATTCTCGATCAGCCTGCTGCAGCGCTGATTCAGGATTTGAAACAGCGCGGGCTGCTGGCTGATACCCTCGTCGTGTGGTGTACCGAGTTTGGCCGGATGCCGTTCTTCCAGAAAGGGGCCAAGGGCCGCGACCACAACCCGGATGGTTTCACCTGCTGGATGACCGGGGCAGGCATCAAGCCGGGTATCAGCCACGGTGTGACTGATGAGATCGGCCAGCGAGCTGTACAGGACATTCACCCCCTGTATGATTTCAACGCCACGATCCTGCATCTGCTCGGCCTGGATCATGAAAGACTGACGTTCGAACACAATGGGGTGCGACGCCGATTGACCAATGTCGAGGGACATGTGATCAGGGAGATGCTGCTCTAG
- a CDS encoding transposase, with translation MADAQNRVETWRLDYNNHRPHSALGQRSPIEFARFSLGGAPSENPVSLTSCLDLRRGSAQTPEVLI, from the coding sequence CTGGCTGATGCCCAGAATCGTGTCGAGACCTGGCGACTGGACTACAACAATCATCGACCGCACAGCGCTCTCGGGCAGCGGTCGCCGATCGAGTTCGCGCGGTTTTCACTGGGGGGGGCCCCCAGTGAAAACCCTGTTTCCCTAACTTCCTGCTTGGACCTAAGACGGGGTTCAGCTCAAACACCAGAGGTACTAATCTAG